From a single Chlorocebus sabaeus isolate Y175 chromosome X, mChlSab1.0.hap1, whole genome shotgun sequence genomic region:
- the DUSP21 gene encoding dual specificity protein phosphatase 21, giving the protein MTASASFSSSQGLQQPSISSFSQITSSLFLSNGVAANNKILLSSNRITAIVNASVEVVNVFFEGIQYVKVPVTDARDSRLCDFFDPIADLIHSVDMRQGRTLLHCVAGVSRSASLCLAYLMKYHSMSLLDAHTWTKSRRPIIRPNSGFWEQLINYEFKLFSNNTVRMINSPVGDIPDIYEKDILAVISM; this is encoded by the coding sequence ATGACAGCATCCGCGTCCTTTTCATCATCTCAGGGTCTCCAGCAGCCCTCCATCTCCAGCTTCTCCCAAATAACCAGCAGCTTGTTTCTCAGCAATGGTGTGGCTGCCAACAACAAAATCCTTCTGTCCAGCAATCGCATCACCGCCATTGTCAATGCCTCGGTGGAAGTGGTCAACGTGTTCTTTGAGGGCATTCAGTACGTAAAGGTGCCTGTTACCGATGCTCGTGACTCTCGTCTCTGCGACTTTTTTGACCCCATTGCTGATCTTATCCACAGCGTGGATATGAGGCAGGGCCGCACGCTGCTGCATTGCGTGGCTGGAGTGAGCCGTTCTGCCTCACTCTGCCTTGCGTACCTCATGAAATACCACTCCATGTCGCTGCTGGACGCCCATACATGGACCAAGTCGCGCCGCCCCATCATCCGGCCCAACAGCGGCTTTTGGGAACAGCTCATCAATTACGAATTCAAGCTGTTTAGTAACAACACCGTGCGCATGATCAACTCGCCGGTAGGTGACATCCCTGACATCTATGAGAAGGACATACTTGCAGTGATATCAATGTAA